One part of the Caproiciproducens sp. CPB-2 genome encodes these proteins:
- a CDS encoding ABC transporter ATP-binding protein, whose protein sequence is MIQLTNVSKTFNANTINEKKALIDLNLTIETGDFITVIGGNGAGKSTLLNLIAGVFPCDGGQILLDDIDLTKQPEYRRAKLLGRVFQDPMMGTAADMGIEENLAMAYRRGKKRGLGWGIKKGERAVYKEKLETLELGLETRLSSKVGLLSGGQRQALTLLMATLQKPKLLLLDEHTAALDPKTARKVLELTDEMVSRDSLTTLMVTHNMKDAIRLGNRLIMMHEGRIIFDIKGQEKKNLQVKDLLEKFETVSGDTMDNDRMLLS, encoded by the coding sequence ATGATTCAACTGACAAATGTAAGCAAAACCTTCAATGCCAACACCATCAACGAGAAAAAAGCGCTGATCGATTTGAATCTGACCATTGAGACCGGCGATTTCATTACGGTCATCGGCGGAAACGGCGCCGGAAAATCCACGCTGCTGAACCTGATCGCGGGCGTTTTCCCCTGTGACGGCGGGCAGATTTTACTGGACGACATCGATCTGACCAAGCAGCCCGAATACCGCCGGGCAAAGCTTCTGGGCCGCGTGTTTCAGGACCCGATGATGGGCACCGCCGCGGACATGGGCATTGAGGAAAATCTGGCCATGGCGTATCGCAGAGGCAAAAAACGCGGTTTGGGCTGGGGAATCAAAAAAGGCGAACGGGCCGTCTATAAAGAAAAACTGGAAACGCTGGAGCTCGGGCTGGAAACCAGGCTTTCCAGCAAGGTGGGGCTGCTGTCTGGCGGCCAGCGTCAGGCGCTGACCCTGCTGATGGCTACGCTTCAAAAGCCGAAGCTTCTGCTTTTGGATGAGCACACCGCGGCGCTGGACCCCAAAACCGCGCGCAAGGTGCTGGAGCTGACCGACGAAATGGTCAGCCGGGACAGCCTGACCACGCTGATGGTCACACACAATATGAAGGATGCCATCCGGCTGGGCAACCGCCTGATTATGATGCATGAAGGCAGAATTATTTTCGATATCAAGGGCCAGGAAAAGAAAAACCTGCAGGTAAAAGACCTGCTTGAAAAGTTTGAGACCGTGAGCGGAGACACCATGGACAACGACAGAATGCTTCTGTCATAA
- a CDS encoding ABC transporter permease, which produces MGLLQAMQGAAAQGVLWSIMTLGVYITFKVLDFADLTVDGSFATGGAVTAILISHGMNPFLSLLFALASGMACGFITGFLHTKLEIPGILAGILTMIALYSINIRIMGQANIPLLGISTIITTVSGLYPVLSVNMISLMIGLIFTAAVILFLYWFFGTEIGCSVRATGNNEYMVRALGVNTDKTKILGLVLSNGLVALSGATVAQSQGYADVGMGTGTIMIGLASVIIGEVLMGNRFSFAYKLISAVVGSVIYRVIIALVLWFGLKSTDLKLLTAIMVAVALAIPVVKRKFPAFFNNLVEKWQSFFSRFRKGKKASAANGGETR; this is translated from the coding sequence ATGGGTCTATTACAGGCAATGCAGGGCGCGGCGGCGCAGGGTGTTTTATGGAGCATTATGACGCTGGGCGTTTACATCACCTTCAAGGTACTGGATTTTGCCGATCTGACGGTCGATGGCAGCTTTGCCACCGGCGGCGCGGTCACGGCGATTTTAATTTCTCACGGAATGAATCCTTTCCTCTCGCTTTTATTCGCTTTGGCCTCCGGTATGGCCTGCGGCTTTATCACCGGCTTTTTACACACCAAACTGGAGATTCCGGGGATTCTGGCGGGGATTCTGACCATGATCGCCCTCTACTCCATCAATATCCGCATCATGGGGCAGGCGAACATTCCCCTTCTCGGCATCTCCACCATCATCACCACGGTTTCCGGGCTGTATCCGGTGCTCAGCGTGAACATGATCTCGCTCATGATCGGCCTGATTTTCACCGCCGCGGTAATCCTGTTCCTGTACTGGTTCTTCGGTACCGAAATCGGATGCTCGGTCCGCGCAACCGGCAACAACGAATACATGGTCCGCGCGCTGGGCGTCAATACCGATAAGACAAAAATCCTGGGGCTGGTATTGAGCAACGGCCTTGTCGCGCTGTCCGGCGCGACGGTGGCGCAGAGCCAGGGGTACGCGGACGTCGGCATGGGCACCGGCACCATCATGATCGGCCTTGCGTCCGTCATCATTGGCGAGGTCCTGATGGGCAACCGCTTCTCATTCGCCTACAAACTGATTTCGGCAGTCGTCGGCTCCGTGATCTATCGCGTGATTATCGCCCTTGTGCTGTGGTTCGGCCTGAAATCCACGGACCTGAAGCTTCTCACAGCGATCATGGTTGCGGTGGCTCTGGCCATTCCGGTTGTGAAACGGAAGTTCCCCGCCTTCTTTAATAATCTGGTGGAAAAATGGCAGAGTTTCTTCAGCCGCTTCAGAAAAGGCAAAAAAGCATCTGCCGCGAACGGAGGGGAAACAAGATGA
- a CDS encoding amino acid ABC transporter substrate-binding protein produces MKKILSLLLAAGIALSCAACGGTAAGSTGTASAADESWTKVEKAGKLVLGLDDAFPPMGYVDTKTGELVGFDIDLAKEACKRLNIELKTQPIDWDSKTAELNNGNIDCLWNGFSKTDEREKEFSLSIPYMKNEQIILVKTDSSYQGLESLAGKTIGVQSDSSAEVALNENEDFKKTLKSVVQIDDYSKAVMELQNGTIDAISIDEVVARYYLTNNPNAYKVLQDKDGKDASLATEDYVVGFRKADSALTEKINGVLKEMAADGTMASISQKWFGEDVTTVEK; encoded by the coding sequence ATGAAAAAAATATTATCTTTATTATTAGCGGCGGGCATCGCCCTTTCCTGCGCCGCCTGCGGCGGCACAGCTGCCGGCAGTACCGGTACCGCGTCGGCCGCGGACGAATCCTGGACCAAGGTTGAGAAAGCGGGCAAGCTGGTGCTCGGCCTTGACGACGCCTTCCCCCCGATGGGGTATGTGGACACCAAAACGGGCGAACTGGTCGGCTTTGATATCGACCTTGCCAAGGAAGCCTGCAAGCGCCTCAACATTGAGCTGAAAACACAGCCGATCGACTGGGACAGCAAAACCGCCGAACTGAACAACGGCAACATCGACTGCCTGTGGAACGGTTTCAGCAAAACCGACGAGCGAGAAAAGGAATTCAGTCTGAGCATTCCCTATATGAAAAACGAGCAGATCATCCTTGTCAAGACGGATTCCTCCTATCAGGGGCTTGAGTCCCTGGCCGGAAAGACCATCGGCGTACAGTCGGATTCTTCCGCGGAAGTCGCCCTGAATGAGAATGAGGATTTCAAGAAAACCTTAAAATCCGTTGTACAGATCGACGACTACTCCAAAGCGGTCATGGAATTGCAGAACGGCACCATCGACGCGATCAGCATTGACGAAGTGGTTGCACGTTACTACCTGACCAACAACCCGAACGCCTATAAGGTGCTTCAGGACAAGGACGGCAAGGACGCTTCTCTCGCCACCGAGGATTATGTCGTGGGCTTCCGCAAGGCGGACAGCGCGCTGACGGAAAAGATCAACGGCGTATTGAAGGAAATGGCGGCGGACGGCACCATGGCGTCGATCTCCCAGAAATGGTTCGGCGAGGATGTTACCACCGTAGAAAAATAA